A genomic region of Acipenser ruthenus chromosome 9, fAciRut3.2 maternal haplotype, whole genome shotgun sequence contains the following coding sequences:
- the LOC117972959 gene encoding F-box only protein 40-like encodes MGRNKRPPIGQHRHCEKCFSRRCQAPIDISVSCMVINCRLHCGAVFHMCKEEEHKLLCPHEKVPCLNAEYGCPFSMLRFKLAKHLEVCPASTVSCSMEWNRWPLIEKETVLNENVMKEPYSEENLDLSMTLRDQRTLFNSLKLGPLFPELMEQLEAPEVVDKSLGLEAEGAVGGECPDMSFSAHASDFTDPKGRVFSGEEVPEMTQAEQEALANDKSVANLGKYNAWESMFSKEKHSCKHAENSAETQETTSSQKNGNKKANAEEHLNHDKSGLAPWQDGVLERLSSEVASKDFNMYLVHHGRMLIRFGQISACTPREKDFVYGSLEPIPVQTLHSFKVPTSYRAIRNRVGDSIKEKKEETKGIDTSDLGVSDDDIPKCDVVMATLVCSLEKELKGKFISETLSDDGISINIGTQTYLFESTPFKTSASLADVTAESNPCLKFHLQAESVTTRHNKSCSAFTFLCHHFFRRDEFASHFKNVHADIQSSLSGWFEQRCPLSYLGCTYSQRKFRPARQKAKVTYSQELSTFTIKPEVSPLLFESVKTNPARKSLSSLPFEMLQHIAGFLDSLALSQLAQVSPYMREVCSTLLQERGMVSLKWEKKTYSHGGSSWRARKKVWQFSCLFSTVDSWCFDDIPSMSEHLKVCPFYVTEQKSEPVPLASMCGTKEQSQERSTLVSMFLPKP; translated from the exons ATG GGAAGAAACAAAAGACCCCCCATTGGCCAACACAGACACTGTGAAAAATGCTTCAGCCGTCGATGCCAGGCCCCTATAGATATATCAGTCTCCTGTATGGTGATAAACTGTCGGCTTCACTGTGGAGCGGTTTTCCATATGTGCAAGGAGGAAGAACACAAACTGCTGTGCCCGCACGAAAAGGTCCCCTGCCTTAATGCTGAATATGGCTGCCCGTTCTCAATGCTCCGTTTCAAACTCGCTAAGCATCTGGAGGTCTGTCCAGCAAGCACTGTGAGCTGCTCCATGGAATGGAACCGCTGGCCTCTGATAGAAAAAGAGACCGTTCTCAACGAGAATGTAATGAAAGAACCATACTCAGAGGAGAATTTAGACCTGTCCATGACTCTAAGAGACCAAAGAACTCTATTCAACTCCTTAAAACTGGGACCCCTCTTTCCCGAGTTGATGGAACAACTAGAAGCCCCTGAAGTTGTAGATAAAAGTTTGGGACTAGAAGCTGAAGGGGCAGTGGGTGGAGAATGCCCTGATATGTCATTTTCTGCTCATGCCAGTGACTTCACAGATCCCAAGGGGAGGGTATTTAGTGGGGAAGAAGTTCCTGAGATGACCCAAGCTGAGCAAGAAGCTTTGGCAAATGACAAAAGTGTGGCAAACTTGGGCAAGTACAATGCTTGGGAAAGCATGTTTAGCAAGGAGAAGCACAGCTGCAAGCACGCTGAAAACTCTGCAGAGACACAGGAGACAACCAGCAGCCAGAAGAATGGAAACAAAAAGGCTAATGCTGAGGAACATTTAAATCATGATAAATCTGGTCTGGCACCTTGGCAGGATGGAGTTTTGGAGAGACTGAGCAGCGAGGTCGCTTCAAAGGACTTCAACATGTATCTGGTGCACCATGGAAGAATGCTAATTCGCTTTGGACAGATTAGTGCCTGTACCCCAAGAGAGAAAGACTTTGTATATGGAAGCCTGGAACCCATACCTGTCCAGACTCTCCATTCATTTAAGGTTCCCACCAGCTACCGGGCCATAAGGAATCGCGTTGGGGattcaataaaagaaaagaaagaagaaacCAAGGGGATAGACACCTCTGATTTAGGTGTCTCGGATGATGATATACCAAAATGTGATGTGGTTATGGCTACATTGGTTTGCTCATTGGAAAAAGAATTAAAAGGCAAATTCATCTCGGAAACCTTATCAGATGATGGAATAAGTATAAACATTGGGACACAGACCTATTTATTTGAATCCACACCATTTAAGACCAGTGCTTCATTGGCTGACGTTACAGCAGAAAGCAACCCGTGCCTCAAGTTTCATCTTCAAGCTGAGAGCGTGACTACGAGGCACAACAAATCCTGCTCCGCGTTCACTTTCTTGTGCCACCACTTCTTCAGACGCGACGAGTTTGCTTCACACTTCAAGAACGTCCATGCGGATATCCAGTCTAGTCTGAGCGGCTGGTTCGAGCAGCGTTGCCCTCTGTCCTACCTCGGATGCACCTACAGCCAAAGGAAGTTCCGTCCTGCCAGACAGAAGGCTAAAGTTACCTACAGTCAGGAACTCAGCACATTCACCATCAAGCCAGAGGTTTCCCCTTTACTCTTCGAGAGTGTGAAAACTAATCCTGCAAGAAAGTCTCTGAGCAGCCTGCCCTTTGAGATGCTGCAGCACATTGCTGGGTTTTTGGATAGCTTGGCTTTGTCCCAGCTAGCCCAGGTCTCTCCGTACATGAGGGAAGTCTGTTCCACACTGCTTCAGGAGCGAGGTATGGTCAGTCTGAAATGGGAAAAGAAAACATACTCACACGGAGGATCTTCCTGGAGAGCAAGGAAGAAG gtCTGGCAGTTCAGTTGTCTATTTTCCACTGTAGACAGCTGGTGCTTTGATGACATTCCCTCCATGTCTGAGCACCTGAAGGTCTGCCCTTTCTATGTGACTGAACAGAAGAGTGAGCCTGTCCCCCTGGCCAGCATGTGTGGGACCAAAGAACAATCACAAGAGAGGAGCACCCTGGTATCCATGTTTCTACCAAAGCCGTGA